The following are encoded together in the Pleurocapsa sp. FMAR1 genome:
- a CDS encoding IS1 family transposase (programmed frameshift), whose protein sequence is MPVDLPSCPSCNSEQIVKNGHIHNGKQNYKCRDCGRQYVENPQNKMIDQPTKNLIDKLLLEKIPLAGIARVTEVSEPWLQSYVNAKYESVSQQVKVRTKKKGKLTIQCDEMWSFVGNKANKQWIWLALAAKTKEIVGVHIGDRRRHGARKLWQSLPSVYRQCAVCYSDFWEAYEQVIPSKRHQAVGKERKTNYIERFNCTMRQRVSRLVRKTLSFSKKIENQIGAIWYFVHHYNTSLHL, encoded by the exons ATGCCAGTAGATTTGCCATCTTGTCCATCATGTAATTCAGAACAAATTGTTAAAAACGGTCACATTCACAATGGCAAGCAAAATTATAAATGTCGCGACTGTGGTAGACAATATGTGGAAAATCCACAGAATAAAATGATCGACCAACCAACCAAAAACTTGATTGACAAATTACTCTTAGAGAAGATTCCTTTAGCTGGAATTGCCCGAGTTACAGAAGTTTCAGAACCTTGGTTACAGAGTTATGTCAATGCTAAATACGAATCAGTTTCTCAGCAAGTTAAAGTGAGAACGAAAA AAAAAGGAAAATTAACGATTCAGTGTGATGAAATGTGGTCATTTGTCGGTAATAAAGCCAATAAACAATGGATTTGGTTGGCTTTGGCTGCAAAAACTAAAGAAATAGTCGGGGTTCATATCGGCGATCGCCGTCGTCATGGAGCGAGAAAGCTATGGCAATCTTTGCCCTCAGTCTATCGACAGTGTGCCGTTTGTTATAGTGACTTCTGGGAAGCCTATGAACAGGTAATTCCTTCAAAACGCCATCAAGCGGTGGGGAAAGAGAGAAAAACCAATTACATAGAACGATTTAATTGCACAATGCGACAAAGAGTTTCTCGATTAGTCAGGAAGACTCTATCGTTCTCTAAGAAAATCGAAAATCAGATCGGGGCAATCTGGTATTTTGTCCATCATTACAACACGTCCTTACATCTTTAG